The Lates calcarifer isolate ASB-BC8 linkage group LG6, TLL_Latcal_v3, whole genome shotgun sequence genome includes a region encoding these proteins:
- the snx21 gene encoding sorting nexin-21, producing MASRLLDRLKRSLFKDGQGAGTEQEAGGGQEEEEFDEDRWEAELVEEEECVTDRLGGTLCFDSGGGGGLEDGAEGEGSGLDSDSDFLGESMEEGLSSTDTSPVGVSPVGPSPSSLLTRQLQESWRSLRGLGGGSPVSSGRRLTDSLLFEVTDASVVQDGSSKYVLYTIHVIQSGGSDKTPAIITRRYSDFQRLHATLRRNHGDQMERVCFPRKKLRRNFTAETIAKRSRAFEQYLSHLCSLSTLRGALCVRQFFYLTDLQTAQLLIRVGRYQEALGPLLNAKRLQHKLGWASYYDSQAQAPPPASSHWFFTLVGLSCCFQEVDQLEEARDHCDLALRVLTPPETQTNTEDKPLPLEDKPLPQTDVPHPHANRPHPLLLPLLRAVVRLSWQTGKDKRQWEELLQHLEEQWAGLDNQPTVKEFLVKHNLQESEGEG from the exons ATGGCGTCCCGGCTGCTGGACCGTCTGAAACGCTCGCTGTTTAAAGACGGTCAGGGGGCGGGAACCGAGCAGGAAGCAGGAGgtggacaggaagaggaggagttcGATGAGGACCGCTGGGAGGCGGAGCTGGtcgaggaggaggagtgtgtgactGATCGGCTCGGAGGGACGCTGTGCTTCGacagcggaggaggaggaggactggagGACGGAGCGGAGGGCGAGGGGTCGGGGCTGGACAGCGACTCCGACTTCCTGGGAGAGTCGATGGAGGAGGGGCTCAGCAGCACAG ATACCAGTCCTGTCGGTGTTTCCCCTGTGggcccctccccctcctccctgctgaCCCGGCAGCTTCAGGAGAGCTGGAGGAGCCTGCGTGGACTCGGAGGAGGAAGTCCCGTCTCCTCCGGGCGGCGGCTGACTGACAGCTTATTGTTTGAGGTCACTGACGCCAGCGTGGTGCAGGACGGCTCCTCAAAATATGTG cTGTACACCATCCATGTGATCCAGTCCGGCGGCAGCGATAAGACTCCGGCCATAATCACCCGCCGATACTCTGATTTCCAGCGCCTTCATGCCACGCTGCGCCGTAACCACGGAGACCAGATGGAGCGCGTCTGTTTCCCAC GGAAGAAGCTGCGGAGGAACTTCACGGCGGAGACGATCGCCAAGCGGAGCCGGGCGTTTGAACAGtacctgtctcacctgtgttcGCTGTCCACCCTGCGGGGGGCGCTGTGCGTCCGACAGTTCTTCTACCTGACAGACCTGCAGACTGCACAGCTGCTCATCAG GGTGGGACGTTACCAGGAGGCCTTGGGTCCGCTGCTCAACGCCAAGAGACTGCAACATAAACTGGGCTGGGCAAGTTACTACGACAGCCAGGCTCAGGCCCCGCCCCCGGCCTCCTCCCATTGGTTCTTCACTCTGGTGGGGCTGTCGTGCTGCTTCCAAGAAGTGGACCAGCTGGAGGAGGCTCGGGATCACTGCGACCTCGCCCTCCGTGTCCTGACCCCGCCTGAGACTCAGACTAACACAGAGGACAAGCCCCTCCCACTCGAGGATAAGCCCCTCCCACAGACTGATGTGCCACACCCACATGCCAACAGGCCCCACCCCCTCCTGTTGCCGTTGTTGCGGGCGGTGGTTCGGTTGTCGTGGcagacaggaaaagacaaacgGCAGTGGGAGGAgctcctgcagcacctggagGAGCAGTGGGCGGGGCTAGACAATCAGCCAACCGTCAAAGAGTTTCTGGTAAAACACAACCTGCAGGAGAGCGAGGGGGAGGGCTAA
- the LOC108876345 gene encoding deoxyribonuclease-1, with amino-acid sequence MRCHSVRLPLPLLLSFLTLLVGAVTVSGFRICSYNVQKFNYQKAKNYRVIHTLTRVLHRCDISLLQDVVDPDGKAIKALLVSLNRYRGIDRYEGNYAYKSLSSEALGKSADDMQQYVFIYRIQTVNVTGHYQYQKKDSFVREPFIVQFQSNKTAINEFVLVPLHTEPTKAVQEMDQLYDVFEDVERRWNNTNVMFLGDFHAGCAYMSRTDKKNIRLFSNTNFSWLIRDKTDTTLSQETNCPYDRIVVHGQPFLKGIKPFSAKVYNFAKELKLPRSKAREVSDHLPVEVTLKSPAPLIQATPLLVLLSVSAVVRSFL; translated from the exons ATGAGGTGCCACTCTGTTCgtcttcctctccccctcctcctctcttttctcaccCTCTTGGTGGGAGCAGTGACAGTGTCAGGATTCAGGATCTGTTCCTACAATGTGCAGAAATTCAACTACCAGAAAGCTAAAAACTACAGAGTGATACACACTCTGACACGg gttttgCATCGTTGTGATATCTCTCTCCTTCAGGATGTAGTAGATCCTGATGGTAAAGCCATCAAAGCTCTGCTGGTATCTCTCAACAGGTACAG GGGAATTGACAG GTATGAGGGCAATTATGCCTACAAGTCGTTGTCCAGTGAGGCTCTGGGAAAGTCTGCAGACGACATGCAGCAGTATGTTTTCATCTACAG GATCCAGACGGTGAATGTGACGGGTCATTATCAGTACCAGAAGAAAGACTCCTTTGTCAGAGAGCCATTCATCGTTCAGTTCCAAAGCAACAAGACTG CAATCAATGAGTTTGTTCTGGTTCCTCTCCACACGGAGCCCACGAAAGCTGTCCAGGAGATGGACCAACTCTACGACGTCTTTGAGGATGTCGAGAGGAGATGGAACAACACG aaTGTGATGTTCCTGGGAGATTTCCACGCCGGCTGTGCCTACATGAGCCGAACtgacaagaaaaacatcagactgTTCAGCAATACAAACTTCTCCTGGCTGATCAGAGACAAAACGGACACCACCCTCAGTCAAGAGACCAACTGTCCTtatgacag gatcGTGGTACATGGCCAGCCCTTCCTGAAGGGGATCAAGCCGTTCTCTGCCAAAGTCTACAACTTTGCTAAAGAGCTCAAACTCCCCAGAAGTAAG GCGAGGGAGGTGAGCGACCACCTGCCCGTGGAGGTGACTCTAAAGAGCCCCGCCCCTCTCATTCAGGCCACGCCCCTCCTGGTCCTCCTCAGCGTCTCTGCGGTCGTCCGCTCCTTCCTGTGA